The Panicum virgatum strain AP13 chromosome 5K, P.virgatum_v5, whole genome shotgun sequence genome has a window encoding:
- the LOC120709817 gene encoding protein ROLLING AND ERECT LEAF 2-like — protein sequence MSSGAIAFGIAGELMKINYQKVTLLQKQKKRGVKLETLEKTKAAVSHLHTRYIVDMQSMDSTVSEINRLRDRQLFPKLVELVDGMAKMWSAMHRHHRNQFMIISGIRGFEIPPVPRERTDLHYNQTCELRDIVKEWHMQFEKLMDNQKAYIRALNAWLKLNLIPIESNIKEKVSSPPRLVDPPIKNLLHAWHDELERLPIELAKTAIKTFAEVISNIVHLQEEEVNLRRRCDETRRDLSRKRAQFEDWHQKYMERSLPYSKSTHVS from the exons ATGAGTTCTGGTGCTATTGCTTTCGGAATT GCTGGGGAACTTATGAAAATCAATTATCAGAAGGTGACTCTATTGCAGAAGCAAAAGAAACGGGGTGTTAAACTTGAAACCCTGGAGAAGACAAAAGCTGCTGTTAGCCACTTACACACAAGGTACATCGTAGATATGCAGTCCATGGATTCAACGGTTTCAGAAATAAATCGGCTTCGGGATAGACAGCTATTCCCAAAGTTAGTGGAGCTTGTTGATGG AATGGCCAAAATGTGGAGTGCTATGCACCGTCATCACAGAAATCAGTTCATGATCATTTCAGGTATCAGAGGTTTCGAGATTCCTCCTGTTCCAAGAGAGAGAACTGACTTGCATTACAACCAGACTTGCGAGCTACGGGACATTGTTAAGGAGTGGCACATGCAGTTTGAGAAATTGATGGACAATCAGAAAGCGTACATCAGAGCACTCAATGCATGGCTGAAGCTTAATCTCATCCCTATCGAGAGCAACATAAAGGAGAAGGTCTCATCCCCTCCAAGGCTGGTAGATCCACCTATCAAGAACCTGCTGCATGCCTGGCATGATGAACTCGAAAGGCTTCCAATTGAGCTTGCAAAAACTGCCATCAAAACCTTTGCTGAAGTCATAAGCAACATCGTGCACCTTCAGGAGGAGGAAGTAAACCTAAGGAGGAGATGTGATGAAACTCGCAGGGATCTGAGCCGAAAGAGGGCACAGTTTGAGGACTGGCATCAAAAGTACATGGAAAGAAGCCTCCCTTACTCAAAAAGCACGCACGTATCTTGA